In Sceloporus undulatus isolate JIND9_A2432 ecotype Alabama unplaced genomic scaffold, SceUnd_v1.1 scaffold_1356, whole genome shotgun sequence, the sequence gtgTTAGGCAATTTTAGAGGCAGGAATTATAGTTTACATTTTATGCCTTCTCtggccatttccccccaagaaaGTGCCCAGCAAGGCGGTGAATTACCTTTGTTTTATTTAGTCATGGCAAAATGTAGTTCAACGTAGGGATTACTTATGTTGGAATGCTGTGAAAGTCATGGGAATGGGTTCGCCTCGGGAAGTAGCTTTCCAGGCTTGgatcctcatcctcatccctcTCACTGTGCGCCACAGGAGGAAGATGCTGCCGTCCGCTGGCTCTCTGTCCTCAACAACCTCGCCGACCAGCTGTACTATCCCTGCGAGCACATGGCCTGGGCCGCAGATGCCAAAATAATCTGTGCCAACTCCAGCAAGTGGTGGGCCATCAGTACGGCCCTCTGGGGGACATCGCTGCTCCTGGGCATTGCCCGGTAAGGCTTGGGAAAGCAGGTGGGGAAGTACAGGACTGCTAGCTTGCTCCAGCAAAGCAACCAGCCACTGAAACTGTGTCTCTCCCACCCCATTCCAGCTCTCTGAGAATTTTATCCCAGCTgagaagaaagcagaagaaagagCCCAGGTAAGCAATGTCCCACTCAGACATCTTCCCTCCGCTCTCTCCAGGCAACCAAGAGTTGCACACACGTTTTCTTTCTCTCACAAGCACACCTACAACCCTTTGCACACAAAGATGTCCCTGGATGGACTCCATTGAGTCTTTCTCAAGTCACCCCATACTTACAGGGTTATTGGGAGAAACTGAATCTTGTCTTCCCTGCCCCAAGCCTTgacctcttcccttcctctttgctGTAGCAGGGAGACCTTGCAGAAGGTGAAGGCTCAAGCAAGGGCTGAAGCTTTGACCATCATCAGCAACCTGGCTGACTTCTCCAATGCCATCCACTGGATGCCTCCTGGGGTGCTGTGGGCCGGGAAATTCCCCCCGTGGCTTGTGGGCCTGATGGGGACCCTGTCCTCCCTCATTGGGATCCATCTCACCTATGCAGCAGGCAGAGGTGGGGTGGCATGATGAAAGGGCAGCGCTGGCACACACAGCGGCAAAGATTGGATTGCCTTGGC encodes:
- the LOC121917875 gene encoding peroxisomal membrane protein 11C-like, translating into MLECCESHGNGFASGSSFPGLDPHPHPSHCAPQEEDAAVRWLSVLNNLADQLYYPCEHMAWAADAKIICANSSKWWAISTALWGTSLLLGIARSLRILSQLRRKQKKEPSRETLQKVKAQARAEALTIISNLADFSNAIHWMPPGVLWAGKFPPWLVGLMGTLSSLIGIHLTYAAGRGGVA